The genomic window CGGTGACCGCGACGGCCAGGATCAGCGAACCGTACGGTTCACCGACCCGGTGCGCCACCACCTCGGCGTGGTGGACGGCGGCCAGCACCGCGCCGGCCAACAGCAACGACACCACTATCACCACCGGGGTGGAGAGGTCGCGGCCGAACGTCGCCATCAGGGCGGCCAGAGCCACCAGAGGGATGTACAGAGTCCAGCGGGAGGTCACCCGTCCGACTCTGCCAGCCCCGGAGCGGACTCGCCGGACTTGTGCCCATCACTGTGGCCCAGCGAACGTCCCGGCGCGATCCGGTCCCGGACCAGGCGCTTGAGATGCGCCAGTTCGGGGAAACCGCCTTCGGCCTTGCGCGACCACAGGGTCTGGTCGCCGAGCCGCACCTCGAACACCCCGCCGACGCCGGGCACCAGAGCCACCTCACCCAGGTCGGTGGTGAACGTGGTGAGCAGTTCCTGCGCGGTCCAGGCCGCCCGCAGCAACCAGCGGCACTGCGTGCAGTACTCGATCTCCAGACGGGGTTCCCGCGGCTGCGTCATGGTCGGAAAGTATGCCGGACGGCCGGGATCGGGCATGATCTCACGGGAATTCGGCAGTATCTCGAAGGAGTCACCGTGAAGGCACGCCAGACCACAGCCGCTCTGTTCGCCGTGGTGGCCCTGACCGCCGGCGGGTGCGGCGGCGGCACGGACGAGGCCGTGGAGAAGACCGTGACGGCCACCGACTTCGTGGCGCTCGGTGACTCGTACGCGGCCGGTCTGGGCGCCGGGAACTACGGCACGGACGCGAACTGCAAGCAGAGTAAGGACGGCGGCTACCCGCAGCTGTTCGTGAAGGAGCAGACCACGCCGTTCGCCAAGGTCACCGACGTGGCGTGCAGCGGCGCGGTGATCAACGACGTGCGGTACGAGCAGCTCAACGCGCTCTCCGACACCACCGGTGTGGTGACCCTGACCGTCGGCGGCAACGACGCGGGCTGGACCACGTCGCTGCAGCAGTGCCTGTTCGGTGACGACGCCGGTTGCCAGACCTCGGTCGAGAAGGGGGTCACCGCCGCGCAGGGCAAACTGCCGGCCGCGCTCGACGACCTGTACACGGCGATCCGCACGAAGGCCCCGAACGCGAAGGTGTACGTGCTGGGTTACCCGCATCTGGTGGCCGCGCCCGGCAAGTCCGGCGTCTCCTGCGAGCAGCTCACCGACGCCCGCCGCAAGGCGCTGAACGAGGGCGCCGACTCCCTGGTCGAGCTGATCAAGGGCCGGGCCGAGGCGGCGGAGTTCACCTTCGTCGACGTGCGGGAGGCGTTCAAGGGCCACGAGGCGTGCACCGAGGAGCCGTGGATCCACGCGGTCGGCGACGACCTCTCCGAGTCGTTCCACCCGAACGCCGACGGTTACCAGGCGTACCTGAAGGCTCTGGTCGCCGCCGTCTGATCCTCCCCGGCCCGCCACCCCGCGCTCACCGGGTGTTCTCCTGGCCGGGGTGGGATGGGCCGTGCACCACGCCAACCACTACTACGGGCATTCCCATGTGCTGGCCCGTTACTGCGGGTACGAGTCGGAGCTGCCGCTGTTGCGGGGCTATCTGCAGCACGGCTGGAACATCGGCGACGGGATGGCCCCGGATCACGAGTTCGTTCCGGGGGTCCCGTCGTTCCTGTGGAGTGAGCGGACCCGGCGGCGGGCCTGGTCGATGGGGCGGCGGCAGCTGCACGTGACCGGTTCGCCGTGGGCGTACCTGGTCGCGCTCTCGCCGCCGGCGGTGGATCAGCAGCGTGCGGGCACTCTCTACTACCCCTTCCACGGCTGGGAGGGGCAGCACGTCCAAGGCGACCACGATCGGTTGATCGACGAGATCCGGGCGACCGAGACCGGGCCGGTGACGGTGTGCCTGTACTGGCAGGAGTACCGGACCCCGCGGGTGCGCCGCCGTTACGAGCAGGCCGGTTTCCGGGTGATCTGCCACGGTTACCGGGGCGGCTGGTGGAAGGACCTCGACCCGGGTTTCCTCGACCGTCAGCTCGCCGAGCAGCGCAAGCACCGGCGGGTGGCGTCGAACCGGCTGTGCAGTGCCGTCTTCTACGGGGTGCTGGCCGGCTGTGAACCGGCCGTCTACGGCGATCCGATGCAACTCGACGGGGAACGTGACCTGTTCGGCGGCCGGTCCCGGATCACCCGGCAGTGGGCGTCGATGCACGGCGCCGAGGTCGATCTGGACACCGCCCGGGCCGTGACCGTCGAGGAACTCGGCGCGGACCGGCTGCTCTCCCCCGCTGAACTCCGTCACCTGCTGAACTGGGAAGTCCTTTGACTTCCCCCGCCCTAAAGGACCCCGTTGGGGAACGGCCAAACCATCTGAATCCGCTTGTTGGCATGATTGTCGGGTTTGCCGGGTGGAAAGGGTTCAGGGTGTCGCTGGAAGCGTGGGATGACCGTGGGGTGCCGGAGTTGACCGCGCGGGTGGTGCGGGCGTCGTTCCCGAAGGGCACTCTCGCGGTGCGGATCCGAGACGCGCTCGGGCCGGTCTTTGGCGATTCGGCGTTCGCACTGGCGTTCCCGGCGGTGGGCCGTCCGGCGGCCTCGCCGGGGGTGTTGGCGCTGGTGTCGGTGCTGCAGTACGCGGAAGGGCTCAGCGACAGGCAGGCCGCTGACCAGGTCCGGGCCAGGATGGACTGGAAGTACCTGCTCGGTCTGGAACTCGATGATCCCGGTTTCGACTACACGATCCTTGGCGATTTCCGGGCCCGGCTGATCAAACATGGGCTGGAGGAGAAGGTCCTGGAGGTGATCCTGGACCACTGCTCGCGGCTGGGACTGCTGCGCGCCGGTGGCCGGCAACGCACCGACTCCACCCATGTGCTGGCAGCGGTGCGCACGTTGAACCGGATGGAGTTCGTCGGGGAAACCCTGCGGGCGGCCCTCGAAGTCCTGGCCAAGACCGCTCCACAGTGGCTCGCCCCACGCATCGATGCCGACTGGGCCGGGCGATACGGTGCCCGGATCGACTCGTACCGCTTCCCCAAGGGCGACGACGTGCGCATGCGGTGGGCTGAGCAGGTAGGGCGGGACGGCTATCTGATCCTGGACGCGGTCGCTGCACCCGGTGCGCCGGCATGGTTGCGGGAGATCCCGGCGGTCCAGGTCCTCGGCCAGGTGTGGGAGCAGCAGTACCAGCGTGCTGGTGAGGAGGTGCACTGGCGGGAGGGCAAAGACCTCCCGCCCAGTAGAAACCGGCTGGCCTCGCCGTACGACATCGACGCCCGCTACGGCCTCAAACGGGGTCTGGGCTGGTCCGGTTACAAGGTGCATTTCAGCGAGACCTGCGAGGCGGACCTGCCGCGGATCATCACTGGTGTGCTGACCACCGATGCCACAGTCACCGACACCGAGACAACCGGGACCATCCATCAGAACATGGCCTGCCGGCAACGAGTGCCGGGCGAACATGTGGTCGACGCCGGTTACGTCACCGCCGCGCACATCGTGACCGCTCGCGACGAACACGGTATCGATCTGCTCGGTCCGGTAGGACTGGATACCCACCAGGGCGAACGTTTCCCGCAGAGCGCCTTCCGCATCGACTGGCAGTCCAAGGCCGTGACCTGCCCGCAGGGCAAGACCAGTATCAGCTGGTCGGCCCAGCGCAAGAGCAGCGGCACCGAACTGGCACGAGTGCACTTCGCCGCCGGTGACTGCACGGGTTGCCCGGTCCGGGCCGAGTGCACCACTGCCAGCGTCAACAGTAAATGGGGTCGCAGCCTCACCCTGCTTCCCGCAGCTCAGCAGGAAGTCTTGGAGGCCAGACGTGGTGAACAGGTCACCG from Actinoplanes derwentensis includes these protein-coding regions:
- a CDS encoding SelT/SelW/SelH family protein produces the protein MTQPREPRLEIEYCTQCRWLLRAAWTAQELLTTFTTDLGEVALVPGVGGVFEVRLGDQTLWSRKAEGGFPELAHLKRLVRDRIAPGRSLGHSDGHKSGESAPGLAESDG
- a CDS encoding SGNH/GDSL hydrolase family protein, translating into MKARQTTAALFAVVALTAGGCGGGTDEAVEKTVTATDFVALGDSYAAGLGAGNYGTDANCKQSKDGGYPQLFVKEQTTPFAKVTDVACSGAVINDVRYEQLNALSDTTGVVTLTVGGNDAGWTTSLQQCLFGDDAGCQTSVEKGVTAAQGKLPAALDDLYTAIRTKAPNAKVYVLGYPHLVAAPGKSGVSCEQLTDARRKALNEGADSLVELIKGRAEAAEFTFVDVREAFKGHEACTEEPWIHAVGDDLSESFHPNADGYQAYLKALVAAV
- a CDS encoding IS1182 family transposase, translating into MSLEAWDDRGVPELTARVVRASFPKGTLAVRIRDALGPVFGDSAFALAFPAVGRPAASPGVLALVSVLQYAEGLSDRQAADQVRARMDWKYLLGLELDDPGFDYTILGDFRARLIKHGLEEKVLEVILDHCSRLGLLRAGGRQRTDSTHVLAAVRTLNRMEFVGETLRAALEVLAKTAPQWLAPRIDADWAGRYGARIDSYRFPKGDDVRMRWAEQVGRDGYLILDAVAAPGAPAWLREIPAVQVLGQVWEQQYQRAGEEVHWREGKDLPPSRNRLASPYDIDARYGLKRGLGWSGYKVHFSETCEADLPRIITGVLTTDATVTDTETTGTIHQNMACRQRVPGEHVVDAGYVTAAHIVTARDEHGIDLLGPVGLDTHQGERFPQSAFRIDWQSKAVTCPQGKTSISWSAQRKSSGTELARVHFAAGDCTGCPVRAECTTASVNSKWGRSLTLLPAAQQEVLEARRGEQVTEAWQQRYHIRAGVEATISQVVRHTGIRSTRYTGADKTHLGHLLAATAANIVRIDAWLTGTPLGRTRTSHLTQLDLDLAG